In Drosophila nasuta strain 15112-1781.00 chromosome 2R, ASM2355853v1, whole genome shotgun sequence, a single genomic region encodes these proteins:
- the LOC132787182 gene encoding fatty acyl-CoA reductase wat, producing MEEAKLLSLRNGYAKAMDDHCQLITGTQDESPMQMFYKDKGVFLTGGTGFFGKIIIEKLLRVTEVGQIYLLIRPKKGKDAHARIEDLFNDPVFAKMKQINPKYRCQITIISGDCSLPGLGISQHERETIKENVNIVLHSAATVRFDEKLKMAIAINVHGTKEIIKLANEILNLKALVHVSTAFAHCNMRYIQEKFYSCAMTGDNAFKLTECLDEQTLNTLTPTLIKGYPNTYTYTKVLAEDVIQQHAQKLPVTIFRPGIVITSYREPVTGWIDNMYGPCGVIVGIGSGVLRVFTGNMDNKAHIVPVDMCVNALLASAWDVARNKYETPPIYNYVPDADNMVTWRNYMQTGFKHVNDIPMRKSIWYPCFTIVPHMWQYHILCFLYHTLPAMFMDLIMVLMGKKPRMMKIYRKIHKFSNVLKFFSSNEFRFDNENVRRLVDKLDDRDKRLFAFDMRDLDWPNLFRVSLYGLRLYVVKDDPNNLPESIKRIKRMMVLHYCTLGIVYSLTLWALYGLVKLIFF from the exons ATGGAGGAGGCTAAACTGCTAAGCCTTCGTAATGGATATGCGAAAGCGATGGATGATCATTGTCAGCTTATCACTGGGACACAGG ATGAGTCGCCCATGCAAATGTTTTACAAGGATAAAGGCGTCTTCCTCACTGGCGGCACCGGATTCTTTGGCAAAA TTATCATCGAGAAACTGTTGCGCGTCACGGAGGTGGGACAAATATATTTGCTCATACGCCCCAAGAAGGGCAAGGATGCCCACGCCCGCATCGAGGATCTCTTCAATGATCCA GTCTTTGCCAAAATGAAACAGATCAATCCAAAGTATCGCTGCCAGATCACAATCATCAGCGGCGACTGTTCGCTGCCTGGATTGGGCATCTCGCAGCATGAGAGGGAGACGATCAAGGAGAATGTGAACATTGTCCTGCACAGCGCTGCCACAGTGCGTTTCGATGAGAAACTCAAAATGGCGATTGCCATCAATGTGCACGGCACCAAGGAGATCATCAAGCTGGCCAACGAGATTCTCAACCTCAAG GCTCTGGTGCACGTTTCGACCGCATTTGCGCATTGCAACATGCGGTACATTCAGGAGAAGTTCTACAGCTGTGCGATGACGGGTGACAATGCATTCAAATTAACGGAATGCCTCGACGAGCAGACGCTGAATACGCTGACGCCGACGTTAATCAAGGGATATCCGAATACATATACCTACACCAAAGTGCTGGCCGAGGATGTGATTCAGCAGCATGCACAGAAATTGCCAGTGACCATATTTCGACCGGGCATTG TGATCACTAGCTATAGGGAACCAGTGACAGGCTGGATTGACAACATGTATGGACCCTGTGGCGTCATCGTGGGCATTGGCTCCGGAGTGCTGCGCGTTTTCACCGGCAACATGGACAACAAGGCGCACATTGTGCCCGTAGACATGTGCGTGAATGCGCTGCTGGCCAGCGCATGGGATGTGGCACGCAATAA ATATGAGACGCCACCCATCTACAACTATGTGCCGGATGCGGATAATATGGTGACCTGGCGCAACTATATGCAGACGGGCTTTAAGCATGTCAACGACATCCCGATGCGCAAGTCCATCTGGTATCCATGCTTCACCATCGTGCCACACATGTGGCAGTATCACATACTCTGCTTCTTATACCACACATTGCCCGCCATGTTCATGGACTTGATTATGGTGCTGATGGGCAAGAAACCCAG AATGATGAAAATCTATCGCAAAATACACAAGTTCAGCAATGTGCTCAAGTTCTTCAGTTCAAACGAGTTTCGCTTCGACAACGAAAACGTGCGACGTTTGGTCGATAAATTGGATGATCGGGATAAGCGACTCTTTGCCTTTGATATGCGTGATCTTGACTGGCCAAATCTCTTCAGGGTCAGTCTCTACGGTCTGCGTCTCTATGTGGTCAAGGATGATCCCAACAATCTGCCCGAGTCGATAAAGCGCATTAAGCG CATGATGGTTCTGCATTATTGCACTCTTGGTATTGTCTATTCGTTAACACTATGGGCGCTCTACGGACTGGTCAAGCTAATATTCTTTTAA